One Takifugu rubripes chromosome 2, fTakRub1.2, whole genome shotgun sequence genomic region harbors:
- the LOC115248906 gene encoding uncharacterized protein isoform X4 codes for MDEEVDISNKQASTVEVMLFGVAKRSTETEEDNCLNDSSSVPGPSKLPATLTWKKCSNEGRALMQLDFQQFLMKLEKLTDLRPIPDKEFVETYIKAYYLTENENSPRELDLPIPALMIMLQELF; via the exons ATGGATG aGGAAGTAGACATCTCTAATAAGCAGGCTTCAACTGTAGAAGTCATGTTGTTCGGTGTTGCAAAAAGATCGACTGAAACAG AAGAAGACAACTGTCTAAATGACAGCAGTTCTGTTCCAGGGCCGTCAAAATTGCCAG CTACGCTAACGTGGAAAAAGTGCAGCAACGAGGGCCGCGCGCTGATGCAGCTGGACTTCCAGCAGTTCCTcatgaagctggagaagctgacggACCTGCGACCCATCCCCGACAAAGAGTTCGTGGAGACCTACATCAAGGCTTATTATCTCACGGAGAACGAGAACAGCCCTCGAGAACTGGATTTGCCCATCCCTGCTCTAATGATAATGCTTCAGGAATTGTTCTAG
- the LOC115248906 gene encoding uncharacterized protein isoform X1 — MDEEVDISNKQASTVEVMLFGVAKRSTETEPLDPSKDTEKTGKDNANCPVVFTYTLVSCLEGFITKLLNTIILPNSDVPKKKKKSKHLSAYPPLHSMLLKKGKKMTKDSNEEDNCLNDSSSVPGPSKLPATLTWKKCSNEGRALMQLDFQQFLMKLEKLTDLRPIPDKEFVETYIKAYYLTENENSPRELDLPIPALMIMLQELF; from the exons ATGGATG aGGAAGTAGACATCTCTAATAAGCAGGCTTCAACTGTAGAAGTCATGTTGTTCGGTGTTGCAAAAAGATCGACTGAAACAG AGCCATTAGATCCCTCAAaggacacagagaaaacaggtaAAGATAATGCTAACTGCCCTGTAGTTTTCACTTATACTTTGGTTTCTTGTTTAGAAGGATTTATAACAAAATTATTAAATACTATAATATTACCAAACTCAGATGtgcccaagaaaaagaaaaaatctaaACACCTGTCTGCTTATCCTCCTCTGCACAG CATGCTTCTAAAGAAAGGCAAAAAGATGACTAAAGATTCAAATG AAGAAGACAACTGTCTAAATGACAGCAGTTCTGTTCCAGGGCCGTCAAAATTGCCAG CTACGCTAACGTGGAAAAAGTGCAGCAACGAGGGCCGCGCGCTGATGCAGCTGGACTTCCAGCAGTTCCTcatgaagctggagaagctgacggACCTGCGACCCATCCCCGACAAAGAGTTCGTGGAGACCTACATCAAGGCTTATTATCTCACGGAGAACGAGAACAGCCCTCGAGAACTGGATTTGCCCATCCCTGCTCTAATGATAATGCTTCAGGAATTGTTCTAG
- the LOC115248906 gene encoding uncharacterized protein isoform X2: MDEEVDISNKQASTVEVMLFGVAKRSTETEPLDPSKDTEKTDVPKKKKKSKHLSAYPPLHSMLLKKGKKMTKDSNEEDNCLNDSSSVPGPSKLPATLTWKKCSNEGRALMQLDFQQFLMKLEKLTDLRPIPDKEFVETYIKAYYLTENENSPRELDLPIPALMIMLQELF, from the exons ATGGATG aGGAAGTAGACATCTCTAATAAGCAGGCTTCAACTGTAGAAGTCATGTTGTTCGGTGTTGCAAAAAGATCGACTGAAACAG AGCCATTAGATCCCTCAAaggacacagagaaaacag ATGtgcccaagaaaaagaaaaaatctaaACACCTGTCTGCTTATCCTCCTCTGCACAG CATGCTTCTAAAGAAAGGCAAAAAGATGACTAAAGATTCAAATG AAGAAGACAACTGTCTAAATGACAGCAGTTCTGTTCCAGGGCCGTCAAAATTGCCAG CTACGCTAACGTGGAAAAAGTGCAGCAACGAGGGCCGCGCGCTGATGCAGCTGGACTTCCAGCAGTTCCTcatgaagctggagaagctgacggACCTGCGACCCATCCCCGACAAAGAGTTCGTGGAGACCTACATCAAGGCTTATTATCTCACGGAGAACGAGAACAGCCCTCGAGAACTGGATTTGCCCATCCCTGCTCTAATGATAATGCTTCAGGAATTGTTCTAG
- the LOC115248906 gene encoding uncharacterized protein isoform X3 produces MDEEVDISNKQASTVEVMLFGVAKRSTETEPLDPSKDTEKTEEDNCLNDSSSVPGPSKLPATLTWKKCSNEGRALMQLDFQQFLMKLEKLTDLRPIPDKEFVETYIKAYYLTENENSPRELDLPIPALMIMLQELF; encoded by the exons ATGGATG aGGAAGTAGACATCTCTAATAAGCAGGCTTCAACTGTAGAAGTCATGTTGTTCGGTGTTGCAAAAAGATCGACTGAAACAG AGCCATTAGATCCCTCAAaggacacagagaaaacag AAGAAGACAACTGTCTAAATGACAGCAGTTCTGTTCCAGGGCCGTCAAAATTGCCAG CTACGCTAACGTGGAAAAAGTGCAGCAACGAGGGCCGCGCGCTGATGCAGCTGGACTTCCAGCAGTTCCTcatgaagctggagaagctgacggACCTGCGACCCATCCCCGACAAAGAGTTCGTGGAGACCTACATCAAGGCTTATTATCTCACGGAGAACGAGAACAGCCCTCGAGAACTGGATTTGCCCATCCCTGCTCTAATGATAATGCTTCAGGAATTGTTCTAG